From a region of the Methanomassiliicoccus sp. genome:
- a CDS encoding ATP-dependent DNA helicase yields MQLTVNRNEWLGRGAVILLMEACEIHQGSTEGQTTGLFPHQVVRGGQERFLEDARMCMAHRTHLLAHAPTGLGKTAVALTAAVETALASDGVVLFLTSRQSQHAIAVETARGIWRKKRIGVVDIIAREDMCLAQKDGASVPCARGRRCFFSRRQEGGNDVLLDYPLNIQEAMRSCLRAGQCPHQEAMRAAAEAHVIIGDYNQMFGRGPNILQRLGRRESDAILVIDEAHNLPARVMGAGSGSVSALALSHARDLPALRHFTEDVDILAEVFRDLARRDPERIAGEDLDRPLKEACGVDAGGLAEEIETAVGEGSEVSSLIDFLHAWSAPDDVTVRYLDGEPARLRVSLIDPSPVTAPVLARVRSSLIMSGTLHPPEMFAELLGARNAVCRSYPSPFPQENRLVLASGRVSSRYRCRGQTMYASIAEEIARSADKVPGNVAAFFPSYELLGQVEGYLAAMVGDRRILAERREHGKNEKEALVHQLREGRNLLLGTMGGSLSEGVDFRDNLLGAVFIVGLPLAPPSREMEGMLHRMEGKYGTKKANLYVQVYPAISKVLQAAGRAIRSGTDRATIVLLDDRYYLPQVRRAFPQDFIISPEQEIPEKIGAFYIQT; encoded by the coding sequence GTGCAGCTTACGGTTAATCGCAATGAATGGCTAGGACGAGGCGCGGTCATCCTCCTCATGGAAGCTTGCGAGATTCATCAGGGTTCGACAGAGGGACAGACGACAGGCCTGTTTCCCCATCAGGTTGTACGCGGGGGACAGGAGAGATTCCTGGAAGATGCCCGCATGTGCATGGCCCATCGAACGCACCTACTGGCCCATGCCCCCACAGGACTGGGGAAGACGGCGGTGGCCCTCACCGCAGCGGTGGAGACCGCATTAGCCTCCGACGGTGTGGTCCTATTCCTCACCTCCCGGCAGAGCCAGCATGCCATCGCCGTGGAGACTGCTCGGGGAATATGGAGGAAGAAGCGGATCGGAGTGGTGGATATCATCGCCCGGGAGGACATGTGCCTAGCACAGAAGGACGGAGCGAGCGTTCCGTGCGCCCGGGGGCGCCGCTGCTTCTTCTCCCGTCGGCAAGAAGGCGGGAACGACGTCCTCCTCGACTATCCTCTCAACATCCAGGAGGCGATGCGCTCCTGCCTGCGGGCTGGGCAGTGCCCCCACCAGGAGGCCATGCGCGCCGCAGCCGAGGCCCATGTGATCATAGGGGACTACAACCAGATGTTCGGCCGCGGCCCCAACATCCTGCAGCGGCTGGGCCGCCGGGAGTCGGACGCCATCCTGGTCATCGACGAGGCCCACAACCTCCCGGCGAGGGTCATGGGGGCGGGCAGCGGGAGCGTGAGCGCGTTAGCCCTGTCACACGCTCGTGACCTACCCGCCCTGAGGCACTTCACCGAGGATGTGGACATCCTCGCCGAGGTGTTCCGCGACCTGGCTCGCCGGGATCCCGAGCGTATCGCCGGAGAGGACCTGGACCGGCCCCTCAAGGAGGCGTGCGGGGTCGACGCCGGCGGCCTGGCCGAGGAGATCGAGACCGCCGTGGGAGAGGGCAGCGAGGTCAGCAGCCTCATCGACTTCCTCCACGCCTGGAGCGCTCCCGACGACGTCACCGTCCGATACCTGGACGGGGAGCCGGCCAGGCTCAGGGTCAGCCTCATCGACCCCTCTCCGGTCACCGCGCCGGTGCTAGCCAGAGTTCGGAGTTCGCTCATCATGAGCGGGACGCTCCACCCCCCGGAGATGTTCGCCGAGCTCCTGGGAGCGCGCAACGCCGTCTGCCGCAGCTACCCCTCGCCCTTCCCCCAGGAGAACCGCCTGGTGCTCGCCTCCGGCCGAGTGTCGTCCAGGTATCGGTGCCGGGGTCAGACGATGTACGCATCCATTGCCGAGGAGATCGCCCGGAGCGCGGACAAGGTACCGGGAAACGTCGCGGCGTTCTTCCCGTCTTACGAACTCCTCGGACAGGTGGAAGGGTACCTCGCGGCGATGGTGGGCGACCGGCGGATCCTCGCCGAGCGCCGGGAGCACGGGAAGAACGAGAAGGAAGCCCTGGTGCACCAGCTCCGGGAGGGAAGGAACCTGCTGCTGGGCACGATGGGGGGCTCGCTCTCCGAAGGGGTGGACTTCCGGGACAACCTGCTGGGGGCGGTGTTCATCGTCGGCCTTCCTCTGGCCCCACCGTCCCGAGAGATGGAGGGTATGCTCCACCGAATGGAAGGAAAGTACGGCACGAAGAAGGCGAATCTCTATGTCCAAGTGTACCCTGCGATCTCTAAGGTGCTGCAGGCCGCGGGCCGGGCCATCCGGTCGGGGACGGATCGGGCGACCATCGTGCTCCTCGACGATCGCTATTACCTTCCTCAGGTGCGGAGGGCTTTCCCCCAA
- a CDS encoding MFS transporter, whose product MGVFLLEYGLSNVFLSPLAVLLWSAVTALMGVVGMAFAAFVLLRTALGLAQGVVFPAAGKITQAWTPPRRRSRTNAMYYSAIALANILSPLLLIPLMMAASWNLMFIVLGALGFVLLVPIVLWLRDSPEGPAKCEPETLKDNVRYASSQLRQAVRIKGPFFLILSHSLWSIAF is encoded by the coding sequence ATGGGCGTATTCCTGTTGGAGTATGGCCTCTCCAACGTCTTCCTCAGCCCCCTGGCCGTGCTGTTGTGGTCCGCGGTGACCGCGTTGATGGGAGTGGTGGGCATGGCGTTTGCGGCGTTCGTGCTGCTCCGAACCGCCCTTGGCCTGGCTCAGGGGGTAGTCTTCCCGGCGGCGGGAAAGATCACCCAGGCATGGACGCCCCCGCGGCGAAGGTCGAGGACGAACGCCATGTACTACTCGGCCATTGCCCTGGCCAATATTCTGTCGCCCTTGCTGCTCATCCCGCTGATGATGGCTGCATCATGGAACCTGATGTTCATCGTCCTGGGGGCGCTGGGCTTCGTCCTGCTGGTACCCATTGTCCTGTGGCTCAGGGACTCCCCGGAGGGGCCGGCCAAGTGCGAACCGGAGACACTGAAGGACAACGTGCGCTACGCCTCCTCCCAGCTCCGGCAGGCGGTGCGCATCAAGGGCCCGTTCTTTCTCATCCTCAGCCATTCCCTGTGGTCCATCGCCTTTTAG
- the radB gene encoding DNA repair and recombination protein RadB has translation MDKLPFGCGSLDAMLDGGVEAGCLTLLYGEAGTGKTTLCLLLARDVARAGKKVVYLDTEGVSIDRLRQISGPDFEAVAKNILFSNIGSFDEQERMVDKAIKLAQGNVDVGMIIIDSISMHYRLTSQEEDRADRKSLAGQTTKLTNLAREKALPVIVTSQVYTDVETGTFEALGGHALHHNAKLIVRVDKVRSGGRRRAVLMKARHLPEGLEADFRLTAEGISC, from the coding sequence ATGGACAAACTCCCATTCGGGTGCGGCAGCCTCGACGCCATGCTGGACGGCGGAGTGGAGGCGGGGTGCTTGACCCTGCTCTACGGAGAGGCGGGTACTGGCAAGACCACGCTGTGCCTGCTCCTCGCCCGGGATGTGGCCAGGGCAGGGAAGAAGGTCGTTTACCTAGACACCGAGGGGGTCTCCATCGACCGCCTTAGGCAGATCTCCGGACCTGATTTCGAGGCGGTGGCCAAGAACATCCTGTTCTCCAACATCGGCAGCTTTGACGAGCAGGAGAGGATGGTGGACAAGGCCATCAAGCTGGCCCAGGGCAATGTGGATGTCGGGATGATCATCATCGACTCCATCAGCATGCACTACCGGCTGACCAGCCAGGAGGAGGACCGCGCCGACCGTAAATCGCTGGCCGGGCAGACCACCAAGCTCACCAACCTCGCCCGGGAGAAGGCGCTGCCGGTCATCGTCACCTCGCAGGTATACACAGACGTGGAGACGGGGACCTTCGAGGCGCTGGGTGGCCACGCCTTGCACCACAACGCCAAGCTCATCGTCCGGGTGGACAAGGTCCGCTCCGGAGGGAGGAGGAGGGCGGTCCTGATGAAGGCCCGCCACCTGCCCGAAGGCCTAGAGGCCGATTTCCGCCTCACCGCCGAAGGGATCAGCTGCTAG
- a CDS encoding polyprenyl synthetase family protein, translating to MDVLKEITKRAKLIDGQVMSYLEGGDDMKLMLAVRHYPVAGGKRLRPMMAQVVAQAVGGAGDKAIPFASALEIIHNFTLVHDDVMDNDSMRRGRPAVHVLFDVPTAIIAGDALFARAFEIITDADIPPKHINRLVRMTAHTVWLIAEGQQEDMDLENIPVDRVALDDYQKMIYKKTAVLFECAAEGGALIGGGTEEQIARMKDYARLMGMGFQVWDDILALTGDEKQLGKPVGNDIRNGKRTLIVLHALHTMDPKDPRRATLMRALGNDKATAEEISAAIQVLHDCGAIDYAKRTAADYAAKAKEQLECLPPTFEREFLSGIIDFAVGRKV from the coding sequence ATGGACGTGCTTAAGGAGATCACCAAGAGAGCGAAGTTGATCGATGGACAGGTCATGTCCTACCTCGAGGGTGGGGACGACATGAAGTTAATGCTGGCGGTGAGGCACTATCCCGTCGCCGGCGGGAAGCGGCTGCGGCCGATGATGGCCCAGGTGGTGGCCCAGGCGGTCGGGGGGGCGGGAGACAAGGCCATCCCCTTCGCCAGCGCGTTGGAGATCATCCACAACTTCACCCTGGTCCACGATGACGTCATGGACAACGACTCGATGCGGCGGGGACGACCCGCTGTGCACGTGCTCTTCGACGTGCCTACAGCGATCATCGCCGGGGACGCCCTCTTCGCCCGGGCCTTCGAGATCATCACCGACGCGGATATCCCGCCGAAGCACATCAACCGCCTGGTCCGGATGACCGCCCACACCGTGTGGCTGATCGCCGAGGGACAGCAGGAGGACATGGACCTGGAGAACATCCCGGTGGACCGGGTGGCTCTGGACGACTACCAGAAGATGATCTACAAGAAGACCGCGGTGCTGTTCGAGTGTGCCGCCGAGGGTGGGGCACTCATCGGCGGAGGGACCGAAGAGCAGATTGCCCGCATGAAGGATTACGCCAGGCTCATGGGCATGGGCTTCCAGGTGTGGGATGACATCCTCGCCCTGACTGGAGACGAGAAGCAGCTCGGCAAGCCAGTGGGGAACGACATCCGCAACGGCAAGCGGACGCTCATCGTCCTGCATGCCCTGCACACCATGGACCCCAAGGACCCCCGCCGCGCCACTCTGATGAGGGCGCTGGGGAACGACAAGGCGACCGCGGAGGAGATCTCGGCGGCGATCCAGGTGCTGCACGATTGCGGCGCGATCGACTATGCCAAGAGAACCGCGGCCGACTACGCGGCCAAGGCCAAGGAGCAGCTGGAGTGCCTGCCCCCGACCTTTGAGCGGGAGTTCCTCAGCGGGATCATAGACTTCGCGGTGGGCCGCAAGGTTTGA
- the fni gene encoding type 2 isopentenyl-diphosphate Delta-isomerase translates to MKGIEQRKAEHIQVSLEEDVASAHDYWNDVNLVHEALPEVDLEEVDTSTVLFGRKLACPLMVTAITGGHPLAEKINRNLAEACANLRIGLGVGSQRPALEKGARKSYEVIKDYDVPLKVGNIGAPQLIPQKRKRAFGPDDARKAIDMIDADLLAIHLNFLQEIAQPEGDTKARGCYDGIRSLSRELPILIKETGAGISRGVAMRLKGIGVRGLDVAGAGGTSFSKVEGRRATRQGDCRCERIAATFAEWGIPAPVSVMWADVGLPIIASGGIENGLQAAKGIAVGADCAGLARAVLREAMDSPKAVEEKLSLIIEEMRIAMFLTGSRNVRELGNAQYIITGITREWAAAEQEI, encoded by the coding sequence GTGAAAGGGATCGAGCAGAGGAAAGCTGAGCATATCCAGGTATCGCTGGAGGAGGACGTGGCATCGGCCCACGACTACTGGAACGACGTCAACCTGGTGCACGAGGCCCTGCCCGAGGTCGACCTGGAGGAAGTGGACACCTCCACCGTCCTGTTCGGCCGAAAGCTCGCCTGCCCCCTGATGGTCACCGCCATCACCGGCGGCCATCCCCTGGCGGAGAAGATTAACCGCAACCTGGCGGAGGCCTGCGCGAATCTGCGCATCGGGCTCGGCGTAGGAAGCCAGCGCCCTGCCCTGGAGAAGGGGGCAAGGAAGAGCTATGAGGTCATCAAGGACTACGACGTCCCTCTGAAGGTCGGCAATATCGGGGCTCCCCAGCTAATTCCTCAGAAGCGGAAGCGGGCCTTCGGCCCGGACGATGCCCGCAAAGCCATCGATATGATCGACGCGGACCTTCTGGCCATCCATCTTAACTTCCTGCAGGAGATCGCGCAGCCGGAGGGCGACACCAAGGCCAGGGGCTGCTATGACGGCATCCGTTCGCTATCGCGGGAGCTCCCCATCCTGATCAAGGAGACCGGGGCGGGCATCTCGAGGGGGGTCGCTATGCGCTTGAAGGGCATCGGCGTGCGGGGCCTCGATGTCGCGGGTGCGGGAGGCACCAGCTTCTCCAAGGTCGAGGGACGGAGAGCCACCCGGCAGGGAGATTGTAGATGCGAGCGCATCGCCGCCACCTTCGCCGAGTGGGGCATCCCCGCACCGGTGTCGGTCATGTGGGCCGATGTCGGCCTGCCCATCATCGCCAGCGGGGGCATCGAGAACGGGCTCCAGGCGGCCAAGGGGATCGCCGTCGGCGCGGACTGCGCGGGATTGGCCCGGGCGGTCCTGAGGGAGGCGATGGACTCTCCCAAGGCGGTTGAGGAGAAGCTTTCCCTGATCATCGAGGAGATGAGGATCGCCATGTTCCTCACCGGGTCAAGGAACGTCAGAGAGCTGGGTAACGCTCAATACATCATCACCGGCATCACCAGAGAGTGGGCCGCTGCGGAACAGGAGATCTGA
- a CDS encoding isopentenyl phosphate kinase: MLLVKLGGSVITDKMNYRVLREGILKRLAEEIAGSGETTVVVHGAGSFGHVVAAKHRIQNGYEDASQLMGAAQVLEDVRVLNLAVTSALVRSGVPAVSLPPSALVRLSGGVLESLDVDAFRRYLALGIAPVTFGDVALDVKRGFGICSGDQLMEVLARELSPRRIIFCSDVDGVFSSDPRCDPSARMYEVVDRSVLDALPRTQHCADVTGSIYGKIETMLRIAAHGGGSMVINGMVPGRLAAAMRGEEVVGTRVVV, encoded by the coding sequence ATGTTGCTGGTAAAGCTGGGCGGCAGCGTCATCACCGACAAGATGAACTACAGGGTCCTGCGGGAAGGCATCCTGAAAAGACTGGCAGAGGAGATAGCTGGTTCGGGGGAGACGACGGTGGTCGTTCACGGGGCTGGCTCGTTCGGCCATGTCGTAGCCGCCAAGCACCGCATCCAGAACGGATACGAGGACGCATCTCAGCTTATGGGAGCGGCCCAGGTGCTGGAGGATGTCAGGGTGCTGAACCTGGCGGTGACCTCGGCCCTCGTCCGGAGCGGGGTTCCCGCTGTCTCCCTGCCCCCGTCAGCGCTGGTGAGGCTCTCCGGGGGCGTGTTGGAGAGCCTGGACGTCGACGCCTTCCGCCGATACCTGGCACTAGGGATAGCACCGGTGACCTTCGGGGACGTGGCCCTCGACGTCAAGCGCGGCTTCGGCATCTGCTCGGGGGACCAGCTTATGGAGGTCCTGGCCCGAGAGCTCTCTCCCCGGCGCATCATCTTCTGCTCCGATGTCGACGGGGTGTTCAGCAGCGACCCGCGGTGCGACCCCTCGGCCCGCATGTACGAGGTGGTGGATCGCTCCGTTCTGGACGCGCTGCCGCGGACCCAGCACTGTGCCGATGTCACCGGCAGCATCTATGGGAAGATCGAGACCATGCTGAGGATCGCCGCCCACGGCGGCGGCTCGATGGTCATCAACGGCATGGTGCCCGGCCGGCTGGCCGCGGCGATGAGGGGCGAAGAGGTCGTGGGCACAAGGGTGGTGGTTTAA
- a CDS encoding DUF92 domain-containing protein, with amino-acid sequence MVSLESLAIVVVLCTVLSVLSYRFGLLTASGSAASFLVGMAIGGLGSIGWLLTLVVFVFMGFAVTKFRFQIKESKGLQEGKKGERTYRNVLANGLAPALVAIIAFASGTQDSTLAVIAYISSVAVAAADTTASELGVLSDRTYLITTGQRVPPGTDGGVSLMGTFWCIVASGVASYTGWLVIFHQPFDPLVLIPTAMGVAGCMVDSLIGATLERRGVVGKLHVNFMSMAFGSVAAVALYLLL; translated from the coding sequence ATGGTTAGCCTGGAGAGCCTGGCCATCGTGGTTGTCCTGTGCACAGTACTGTCGGTGCTCTCCTACCGCTTCGGTCTGCTGACCGCCAGCGGCTCGGCCGCCTCCTTCCTCGTGGGCATGGCCATCGGCGGCCTGGGCTCGATCGGATGGCTTCTGACCCTCGTGGTCTTCGTGTTCATGGGCTTCGCGGTCACCAAGTTCCGCTTCCAGATCAAGGAGAGCAAGGGCCTCCAAGAAGGAAAGAAGGGCGAGCGGACATACCGCAACGTCCTGGCCAATGGGCTGGCTCCGGCGCTGGTGGCGATCATAGCCTTCGCCAGCGGAACCCAGGATTCGACCTTAGCGGTCATCGCCTACATCTCGTCGGTGGCGGTGGCCGCAGCAGATACCACGGCCAGCGAACTCGGGGTGCTATCCGACCGCACTTACCTCATCACCACCGGGCAGCGTGTCCCTCCGGGGACCGACGGGGGGGTTTCGCTCATGGGCACCTTCTGGTGCATCGTAGCCTCGGGGGTGGCGTCCTACACTGGCTGGCTGGTCATCTTCCACCAGCCTTTCGATCCTCTAGTGCTCATCCCGACAGCAATGGGCGTGGCCGGATGCATGGTGGACAGCCTCATCGGAGCGACCCTGGAGAGGCGGGGGGTGGTGGGCAAGCTGCATGTCAACTTCATGTCCATGGCCTTCGGGAGCGTGGCCGCGGTCGCCCTATATCTGCTCCTGTGA